The following nucleotide sequence is from Penaeus monodon isolate SGIC_2016 chromosome 29, NSTDA_Pmon_1, whole genome shotgun sequence.
NNNNNNNNNNNNNNNNNNNNNNNNNNNNNNNNNNNNNNNNNNNNNNNNNNNNNNNNNNNNNNNNNNNNNNNNNNNNNNNNNNNNNNNNNNNNNNNNNNNNNNNNNNNNNNNNNNNNNNNNNNNNNNNNNNNNNNNNNNNNNNNNNNNNNNNNNNNNNNNNNNNNNNNNNNNNNNNNNNNNNNNNNNNNNNNNNNNNNNNNNNNNNNNNNNNGAACCAGGCGAATGGAGCTCAGCGAAATGAACCAGGCGAATGGAACCAAGCAAATGAAAGCTGAAGACTGGAACCAAGCAAATGAAACCAAGCGAATGAAACCAAGTGAATGGAACCAAGCGAATTGAACCAAGCAAATGGAACTAAGCGAATTGAACCAAGCAAATGAAACCAAGCAAATGGAACCAATCGAATAGAACCAAGCGAATGGAGGCAGGCAAATGGAACCAAGCAAATGGATCCAAGCAAATGGGACCAAGCGAATGGAACCAGACGAATAGAACCAGTGAACCAGTGAATGGAACCAAGCATATGGAACTTAGCGAATGGAACCAAGTGAATGGAACCAAGCAAATGAAACCTGGCAAATGGAACCAAGCGAATAGAACCAAGCAAATGGAACCAGGCAAATGGAACCAAGCGAATGGAACCAAACAAATGGAACCAGGCGAATGGAACCAAGCAAATGGAACCAAGCCAAATGGAACCAAGCATATGGAAGCAAGCAAATGGAACCAGGCAAATGGAACCAAGCGAATGGAACCAGGCAAATGGAACCAAGCAAATGGGACCAAGCAAATGGAACCAAGCAAATGGAACCAAGCGAGTAGAACCAAGCAAATGGAACTAAGCAAATGGGACCAAGTAAATGGAACCAAGCAAATGGAACCAAGTGAGTGGAACCAGATGAGTGGAACCAGGCAAATGGAACCAAGCGAATGGAACCAAGCAAATGGAACCAAGCAAATAGAACCAAGCAAATGGGGCCAAGCAAATGGAACGAAGCAAATGGAACCAAGCGAGTGGAACCAGGCAAATGGAACCAAGCAAATGGGACCAAGCAAATGGAACCGAGCAAATGGAACCAAGCAAAAGGAACCAAGCAAATGGAACCAAGCGAATGGAACCAAGCGAATGGAACCAAGTGAGTGGAACCAAGCAAATGGGACCAAGCAAATGGAACCAAGCAAATGGAACCAAGCAAATGGAACCAAGCAAATGGAACCAAGCAAATGGGACCAAGCAAATGGAACCAAGCAAATGGAATCAAGCAAATGGAACGAAGCAAATGGAACCAAGCGAATGGAACCAAGCAAATGGAATCAAGCAAATGGAATCAAGCAAATGGAACCGAGCAAATGGAATCAAGCAAATGGAACCAAGCAAAAGGAACCAAGCAAATGGAACCGAGTGGAACCAGATGAGTGGAACCAGGCAAATGGAACAAAAGCAAATGGATCCAAGCAAATGGGACCAAGTAAATGGAACCAAGCGAGTGGAACCAAGCAAATGGAACCAAGCAAATGGAACTAAGTAAATGGGACCAAGCAAATGGAACCAAGCAAATGGAACTAAGTAAATGGGACCAAAGCAAATGGAACCAAGCAAATGGAACCACGCGAGTGGAACCAGATAAGTGGAACCAGGCAAATGGAACCAAGGAAATGGAACCAAGCAAATGGAAACAAGCGAGTGGAACCAGGCAAATGGAACCAAGCAAATGGAACCAAACGAGTGGAACCAGATGAGTGGAACCAGGCAAATGGAACCAAGGAAATGGAACCAAGCAAATGGAAACCAAGCGAGTGGAACCAGGCAAATGGAACCAAGCAAATGGAACCAAGCAAATGGAACCAAGCGAATGGAACCAAGCAAATGGAACCGAGCAAATGGAACCAAGCAAATGGAACCAAGCGAGTGGAACCAAGCAAATGGAACTAAGTAAATGGAACCAAGCAAATGGGACCAAGCAAATGGAACCAAGCAAATGGAACCAAGCGAGTGGAACCAGATTAGTGGAACCAGGCAAATGAAACCAAGCGAATGGAACCAAACAAATGGAACCAAGCGAATGGAACCAAACAAATGGAACCAAGCAAATGGAACGAAGCAAATGGAACCAAGCGAGTGGAACGAAGCAAATGGAACCAAGCAAATGGAACGAAGCAAATGGAACAAGCAAATGGAACCAAGCAAATGGAACCAAGCAAATGGAACCAAGCAAATGGGACCAAGCAAATGGGACCAAGCAAATGGAACCAAGCAAATGGAACCAAGCAAATGGAACCAAGCAAATGGAACCAAGCAAATGGAACCAAGCAAATGGAACCAGCGAGTGGAACCAGGCAAATGGAACCAAGCAAATGGAACCAAGCAAATGGAACCAAGCAAATGGAACCAAGTGGAACCAGATGAGTGGAACCAAGCAAATGGAACCAAGCAAATGGAACCAAGCAAATGGAGCCAAGCAAATGGGACCAAGCAAATGGAACCAAGCAAATGGAACCAAGCAAATGGGACCAAGCAAATGGAACCAAGCAAATGGGACCAAGCAAATGGAACCAAGCAAATGGAGCCAAGCAAATGAAACCAGATGAGTGGAACCAAGCAGAAGACCTTGCGAAGGGCGCTACCAAAATGGGCGGGCGGTGATTAGTAATCGTTGATAGCGATGCGTGTAAGGATGGTGCTAATTAGTTATTCCCGAATTTCTTCTGAAGagattgtttttaattatttttttattcgtctctATTCTTTATGACGTACTTTATTCTTCTTTGTTCATAATCATATTCAGTTATTACTGCACTGACAACTTATNNNNNNNNNNNNNNNNNNNNNNNNNNNNNNNNNNNNNNNNNNNNNNNNNNNNNNNNNNNNNNNNNNNNNNNNNNNNNNNNNNNGCCTGCGATATCTCAGAATCAAGACGAGAGGCACTAACGTATTCAATATCTCTTTTGGGGTCCTAGAAACGGAAGAAAAATACTGCTTTAAACGCAGACCAGCAACTCAAGGGGCCGCTCACTACGGGACTCCCAATAGAATAAAAATTCAGAATGTTAAAAAGTGGCTATTATAGTGGATGAAGCAGGTAAGGCGATGAAATGCacatcaataataaaacgaaatataaaTTAGCAGATGAGCCGGTCTCCAGGGGTTCATGAGGTGCCCC
It contains:
- the LOC119591741 gene encoding bifunctional endo-1,4-beta-xylanase XylA-like, with protein sequence MEPREWNQISGTRQMEPRKWNQANGNKRVEPGKWNQANGTKRVEPDEWNQANGTKEMEPSKWKPSEWNQANGTKQMEPSKWNQANGTKQMEPSKWNQANGTKRVEPSKWN